The nucleotide sequence CCGATGCCGATGTCCGGCGAGCACGCCGAACACATGCAGCACGGCGGCAAGAGCCACGGCCCCGCCGCCCCGACCGTGAGCCTGCAACAACTGGTGGACCTGGCCAGCGCGCACCAGGTCGAGCCGGGCTACAGCATCACCTTCCCGACCACCGCCGAAGGGGTATTTACCCTCTCCGTATTTGCCGACGACCCGCGCAACGACGCCACGCTGCATGTCGATCAATACACCGGCAAAGTCCTCGCCGACGTGCGCTGGAAACACTACAACAACCTCGCCCGAGCCACCGAGTCCGGGGTGATGTTGCACGAAGGCAAGATGTTCGGCGTGATCAATCAGATCATCGTGCTGCTGGTTTGCCTGATGATTCTGCTGAGCGCCGTCAGCGGTGTGGTGATCTGGTGGAAGCGCCGGCCACAGGGTGGCCTGGGCGTTCCACCGCTGCGTCATGATCTACCGAAATGGAAAACCGCGATGGCGATCATGCTTGGCCTGGCGATCATTTTCCCGTTGGTGGGCTTGTCGCTGGTACTGGTGTGGGTAGTGGATCGCCTGGTGCTTTCACGACTGTTCGGCCAACGTGAATCCACCTCACCTTCCTCATGAGAGGGGCGAGATGCCCAACCTAGAGGTACTGTATAGTCTTGCGCGAGCTTTCAACCTCAGCGCAAGAAGTGTTAACTTATAACACTTAATGCAATGCCTACTCGCGCTGCATGACAGCGCCTCGGCGCTGACCTGGCCGTCAGCCAATACAATGACGGCCAACAGTGGAACCTGGGCCAGCCGCGCTCGTTCTTTGTCACCGCCGACTACACCTTCTGATGAGCGCTGCATGACCTCACTCACCCTCACTCACCTCGCCTGGTCCCCTTTGGGGCATGGCCACTGTCATCACCAGTTCCAACTGCGTGACGCCAGCCTGCAAGTGGGTGCGGGAGAGTTCGTCGGTTTGATCGGCCCCAATGGCAGCGGCAAGACCAGCCTGTTGCGCTGCGCCTACCGCTTCAGCAAACCGGAGCACGGTGAGGTGCTGCTCGAGCACCAGAACCTATGGAAACAATCTTCACGCTGGTGTGCCCAACGCATCGCCGTGGTGTTGCAGGAGTTTCCCGACGCCTTCGGCCTGCGGGTCGATGAAGTGGTTGCCATGGGTCGCACGCCCCATAAAGGTTTGTTCGACAGTGACAGCCTCGAAGACCGGCAACTGATCCAACAGGCCCTCGACTCGGTCGGCCTGCTGGGTTTTGAAGACCACGCGTTCGCGACCCTTTCGGGCGGTGAAAAACAGCGTGTGATCCTCGCCCGCGCCCTGGCGCAGCAACCCCGACTGCTGATCCTCGATGAGCCGACCAACCACCTCGATCCACGCTATCAGCTGGAACTCTTGAAGCTGGTCAAGCGCCTGAAAATCGGCACCCTCGCCAGCATCCACGACCTGAACCTGGCCGCCGCCTTCTGTGATCGCCTGTACGTGATCAACCACGGGCGCATCGTCGCCAGCGGCACGCCCCACGAGGTGTTGACCGCCGAACTGCTGCGCGACGTGTTTGGTGTCGAAGCGCTGATCGACACCCACCCATTGTCCGGCTACCCCCGAATCACCTGGATAACCCAATCATGATCCTGCGCTCCCTGCTGTGCCTCTCGCTGTTGTTCGGTGCGACCCAGGCGTTCGCCGAAGCCACGCATTACCCGCTGAAGATCCACAGCTGCAACCGCGTGGTGACCTTCAAAGAAGCCCCCACACACGCGGTCAGCCACGATATCAACATGACCCAGATGATGCTCGCCCTGGGGCTCAAGCCGCGCATGGTCGGCTACAGCGGCGTGACCGGCTGGAAAGCGGTCACCCCGCACATGGCACGGATCCTCGAAGGTTTGCCGGAGCTGGCCAGCAAGTACCCGTCGGTGGAAACCCTGCTCAATGCCAATGTCGACTTCTTCTTCGCCGGCTGGGACTACGGCATGCGCGTCGGTGGCGACCTTACGCCGCAAACCCTGCAGCCGCTGGGCATCAACGTCTACGAATTGACCGAGTCATGCGCCTTCGTCATGCAGCGTCCGGCGGCCACGCTGGAAGACACCTATAACGACCTGCGCAACCTGGGCAAGATTTTCGATGTGCAGGACCGCGCCAACGCACTGATCGCGCACATGCAGGAACAGGTGGCCGAGGTGCAAAAGACCCTGCCCGCCGAAAAACCCCGGGTATTCCTCTACGACAGCGGCGAAGACCGCGCCATGACATCAGGTCGCCTGGGCATGCCGCAAGCCCTGATCGATGCCGCCGGGGGACGCAATATCCTCGATGACGTGGACGCCAGCTGGACCCGGATCAACTGGGAAACCGTGGTGGAGCGCAATCCCCAGGTGATCGTGATCGTCGACTACAGCGAAATCACCGCCGAGCAGAAACAACAGTTCCTGCTCGACAACCCCGCGCTGCAATCGGTGGATGCGATCAAAAACCGACGCTTTATCGTCATCCCTTATGTGCAAGCCACACCGGGCATCGACAACGTGCTGGCGGTTGAAACCCTGGCCAAAGGATTCCACGGCGAATGATCAACCGGCGCTACGCTCTTCTGCTGAGTGTCCTTGGCGGCCTGTTGCTGGTCTCCTGCGTGGTCTCGCTGGGATTCGGCTCGGCACACGTGCCGGTGGACGTGGTGTGGCGGATCCTGTTGCACAAGGTGCTGGGTATTGGTGAGGTGAATTGGCCCGTCGGCCAGGAACATATCGTCTGGCTGATTCGTGTACCACGCATGCTGCTCGGTGCATTGGTCGGCGCCGGGCTGGCGCTGATCGGCGCGGTATTGCAGGCAGTGACACGCAATCCGCTGGCCGACCCGCACCTGCTGGGCGTGACCTCCGGCGCCACCCTGGGCGCGGTGATCGTGGTGCTGCATGTCGGTGAAATCATTGGTTTGCTGACCCTGCCGATTGCCGCCTTTATCGGCGCAATGCTCAGTATGCTGGTGGTGCTGGCGGTGGCCAGCCGCAATGGCCGCCTCGAAAGCGATCGTTTGCTGCTGTGCGGCGTGGCGGTGTCATTCGTGATGATGGCGGTGGCCAACCTGCTGCTGTTCATGGGCGATCATCGCGCGGCGTCGGCAGTGATGTTCTGGATGCTCGGCGGGCTGGGGCTCGCGCGCTGGGAACTGCTGGCGATTCCTACCGCCACGGTGTTGCTCGGGCTCGCGCTGCTATTGGGCATGGCGCGCCCGCTGAATGCCTTGATGGCCGGCGAGCAGACTGCCGTCACCCTGGGCCTGAATGCGCGCAATGTGCGGCTGAAGGTATTTCTGATCGCCTCGCTGATGACCGGCGTGCTGGTGTCCATCAGTGGCTCGATCGGTTTTGTCGGCTTGATGGTGCCGCACATTGCCCGGCGCCTGGTGGGCGCCGAACACCGGCGTTTGCTACCGGCGTGCGTGCTGCTGGGCAGCCTGTTCCTGGTGTGGGTGGATGTCGCCGCGCGCACCTTGATTGCTCCGGAAGACCTGCCGATCGGTGTCGCCACTGCCGCCATCGGCGGGCTGTTCTTTATCGGCTTGATGCGCAAGCGCTGATCCGCCCCGTTGTGGCGCACACGGGCGCACCAGCCGACCCGAGCTGCCAGCTCATGGTGCACAACGGGCGCCCGACAACAGACTAAACCACCATTTCATGCGTTTTGCCGACTAGGCACAGCGCTTGCAATCACCTCCTCGACTTGCCCCCTCATAACAATGTTGAGTTCGCGGAGATTGCACCATGAAGCGTCGTAGCTTGATCAAGGCTTTCACTGTGTCGGCATCCATTGCCGCCATGGGTTTGACCTGGACCGTCCAGGCCGCCGAGACCATCAAGGTCGGTATCCTGCACTCGCTGTCCGGGACCATGGCCATCTCCGAAACGTCGCTCAAAGACATGGCCCTGATGACCATCGACGAGATCAACGCCAAGAGCGGCGTGAACGGCAAGATGCTCGAACCGGTGGTCGTCGATCCGGCATCCAACTGGCCGCTGTTTGCCGAGAAAGGCCGGCAGTTGCTGACCCAGGACAAAGTCGCGGTGGTGTTCGGCTGCTGGACTTCGGTGTCACGCAAATCGGTGTTGCCGGTGTTCGAGGAACTCAACGGCCTGCTGTTCTACCCAGTGCAATACGAAGGCGAAGAGATGTCGCCCAACGTGTTCTATACCGGTGCGGCGCCCAACCAACAGGCGATCCCGGCCGTCGAATACCTGATGAGCGAAGAAGGCGGCAGCGCCAAGCGCTTCTTCCTGCTGGGGACTGACTATGTGTACCCCCGCACCACCAACAAGATTCTGCGCTCGTTCCTGCATTCCAAAGGCGTGGCCGACAAGGACATCGAAGAGGTCTACACCCCGTTCGGGCATAGCGATTACCAGACCATCGTCGCCAACATCAAAAAATTCTCCGCGGGTGGCAAGACCGCGGTGGTCTCCACCGTCAACGGCGACTCCAACGCGCCGTTCTATAAGGAACTGGCGAACCAAGGCCTGAAAGCGACCGACGTGCCTGTCGTCGCCTTCTCGGTGGGCGAAGAAGAACTGCGCGGTATCGACACCAAGCCACTGGTGGGCAACCTGGCCGCCTGGAACTACTTCCAGTCGGTGGAGAACCCGGTGAACACCAAGTTCGTCGCGGACTGGAAAGCCTACGCCAAGAAGCACAACTTGCCGGGCGCCGATAAAGCGGTGACCAACGACCCGATGGAAGCCACTTACGTCGGCATTCATATGTGGGCGCAAGCGGCGCAAAAAGCCAAGTCCACGGATGTCGACAAGGTGCGCGAAGCGCTCGGCGGCCAGACCTTCACCGCGCCGTCGGGCTACACCTTGACCATGGACAAGACCAACCACCACCTGCACAAGCCAGTGATGATTGGCGAAATTCAGTCTGACGGTCAGTTCTCGGTGGTCTGGCAAACCGAAGGGCCGATCCGTGCCCAGCCGTGGAGCCCTTACATCCCGGGGAATGACAAGAAGCCGGATCATGCGGTGAGCAATTGAGGCCACCCCTCACCCCAACCCTCTCCCCAGAGGGGAGAGGGAGCCGAGCGAAGTGTACCGAGACTTTCTGCGACCTGTGGCGACCGAGTTGATGATGGATTTAAAGACTTTCTGCGACGAGTGAAACCCATTTGATTACGGATTCAACACAAGACTTTCACGTCGCCGAATTTCTCCAGCATCCCCCGATCAGTCCCCTCGCCCCTTTGGGGAGAGGGCTAGGGTGAGGGGCCAATCCACAGCCGCCCCCAACCCATCGGCCCCCTCAGAACAGGACCACCCCAATGCCGACCGTCCTCCACCGCTTCATCCTCGCCGCGCTGCTCCTGCTGCCCCTGGCCGCACACGCCAGCGACGCCGAAGATTTCATCAACGCCAACCCGATGCAACAGGCCAAACTGTTGCAGACCTGGGCCGCGCAGCCCGACCCCGCGCGCATCGAACTGGCGGATGCCCTGCAACAAGGCCAGGTCAGCCTCAACGGTGAAACCCGAACCGTACGCTTGAACAACCGTTTACGCGGCTTGATCAACAACCTTCAAGCCAGTCAGCAACTGTTCGCCGCCGATCCCGAGGTGCGCCTCGCCGCCGCGCGGCAACTGCAAAAAAGCGCCACCCCGGCGCAACTGAAATTCCTCGACCAGCAACTCGCCAGCGAAACCGACGAGGACGTCCATACCGCCCTGAGCCTGGCCCTGGCCAACCTGCAACTGGTCGATCCCGACCCGGCGGTGCGTTTGGCGGCCGTACGTTTGCTCGGCGGCACTGGCGACCCATTGGCCCGCACCCGCCTGGAAGCCTTGCTCGCACCGGGCGTGGAAACCGACGCCCGCGTGCACACCGCCGCCGAAACCAGCCTGGCCCAGGTCGAGCGCAAACTGATGCTCGGCGAGATCCTCGGCCAGGCCTTCAGCGGCATGTCCCTGGGGTCGATCCTGCTGCTGGCGGCACTCGGCCTGGCGATCACCTTCGGCTTGCTCGGGGTGATCAACATGGCCCACGGCGAGATGCTGATGCTCGGCGCCTACGCCACTTATGTGGTGCAACTGCTGATGCAACGCTACGCCCCGCACGCCATCGAGTTCTACCCGCTGATTGCACTGCCGGTGGCGTTTTTTGTCACCGCCGCGATCGGCATGGCCCTGGAGCGCACAGTGATTCGTCACCTCTACGGCCGTCCGCTGGAAACCCTGCTCGCCACCTGGGGCATCAGCCTGATGTTGATCCAGCTGGTACGCTTGCTGTTCGGTGCGCAGAACGTGGAAGTGGCCAACCCGACCTGGCTGTCGGGCGGGATTCAAGTACTGCCGAACCTGGTATTGCCCTACAACCGCATCGTGATTATCGCCTTCGCCTTGTTTGTGGTGGTGCTGACCTGGCTGCTGCTGAACAAGACCCGCCTGGGCCTGAACGTGCGCGCGGTCACCCAGAACCGCAACATGGCGGCGTGCTGCGGCGTGCCCACCGGGCGCGTCGACATGCTCGCATTTGGCCTGGGCTCGGGCATTGCCGGGTTGGGCGGCGTGGCCTTGAGTCAGATCGGCAACGTCGGTCCGGACCTGGGCCAGAGCTACATCATCGACTCGTTCCTGGTGGTGGTACTCGGCGGTGTCGGCCAGTTGGCCGGCAGCGTCATGGCCGCGTTCGGCCTGGGCATCACCAACAAGATTCTTGAACCGCAGATCGGTGCCGTGCTCGGCAAGATCCTGATCCTCGCGCTGATCATTCTGTTTATCCAGAAACGCCCGCAAGGACTCTTCGCACTGAAAGGACGGGTAATCGACTGATGAACCAGCCATTGATGCTTACGGCCACACAGAAGGCCGGCCCGACAGTGACGATCGCCGTGGGCGCGGTACTCCTGATCCTGCTGCTGACCTTGCCACTGTTGTCACTCTTGCCGCCCGAGCATGCGCTGCATGTCTCGGCCTACACCCTGACGCTGGTGGGCAAGATTCTGTGCTACGCCATCGTCGCCCTGGCGCTGGACCTGGTCTGGGGTTACGCCGGGATGTTGTCTTTGGGGCATGGTCTGTTTTTCGCCCTCGGCGGTTATGCGATGGGCATGTACCTGATGCGCCAGGCCTCCGGCGATGAGCTGCCGGCGTTCATGACGTTTCTATCGTGGAGCGAATTGCCGTGGTACTGGGTCGGCACCCAGCACTTCCTCTGGGCGCTGTGCCTGGTGGTGTTGGCGCCGGGATTACTGGCATTGGTATTCGGTTTCTTTGCCTTCCGTTCAAGGATCAAGGGCGTGTACTTCTCGATCATGACCCAGGCCCTGACCTTCGCCGGGATGCTGCTGTTCTTTCGCAACGAGACCGGGTTTGGCGGCAACAACGGCTTTACCAACTTTCGCAGCATTCTCGGCTTTGGCATCACCGAACCGGGAACGCGGGCGGTGCTGTTTTTCGCCACGCTGCTGTTGCTGGTGACCAGCCTGTACATCGGCTGGCGCCTGGCGCAAAGCAAGTTCGGCCGCGTGCTGACCGCATTGCGTGATGCCGAGAATCGCCTGATGTTCTGCGGCTACGACCCGCGCGGCTTCAAGCTGTTTGTATGGGTCTTGAGCGCAGTGTTGTGCGGCTTGGCAGGCGCGCTGTATGTGCCGCAAGTCGGCATCATCAACCCCAGCGAAATGTCGCCGACCAACTCCATCGAAGCCGCCGTGTGGGTCGCGCTGGGCGGTCGTGGCACGCTGATCGGCCCGCTGCTCGGCGCCGGCGTGGTGAATGGCATGAAGAGCTGGTTCACCGTGGCCTTCCCGGAATACTGGCTGTTCTTTCTCGGGGCGCTGTTCATCATCGTCACCCTGTATCTGCCCAAGGGCATTATCGGTTTGCTGAAGAAAAGGGGCGAACAATGAGCGTCACGGCAACCGCTGAATTCATGCTCGAACCGATCATCGAGCCGAACCGTGACCAAGGCACCAGTCGCGACGCGATAGGCCTCGGCCAGGCCGCCGGCAAAGGGCTCAATACGCGTCACGGCACGATCCTGACCCTGGAAGACATCAGCGTCAGCTTCGACGGTTTCAAGGCGCTCAACGATCTGAACCTGTACATCGGCGTCGGCGAATTGCGCTGCATCATCGGCCCCAATGGCGCGGGCAAGACCACGCTGATGGACGTGATCACCGGCAAGACCCGTCCCAGCCACGGCAACGCCTGGTTTGGCGAAACCCTGGACCTGACCAGCATGAGCGAAGTGCAGATCGCCCAGGCCGGCATTGGCCGTAAGTTCCAGAAACCCACGGTATTCGAAGCCTTGAGCGTGTTCGAAAACCTGGAGCTGGCGCAGCACACTGACAAGTCGGTGTGGGCCAGCCTGCGCGCGCGCCTGAGCGGGGAGCAGCGAGCGCGTATCGACGAAGTATTGGACACCATCCGCCTGACCGAATCAGTGCAGCGCCCGGCGGGCTTGCTGTCCCACGGCCAGAAGCAATTCCTGGAAATCGGCATGTTGCTGATGCAGGACCCGCAACTGTTGCTGCTGGATGAACCGGTGGCCGGCATGACCGACGCCGAGACCGAGTTCACTGCCGAACTGTTCAAGCGCCTGGCGGGCAAGCACTCGCTGATGGTGGTGGAGCATGACATGGGGTTTGTCGGCTCGATTGCCGACCATGTGACAGTGTTGCACCAGGGCAGCGTGCTGGCGGAAGGATCGCTGGAGCAGGTGCAGGAAAACGAGCGCGTGATCGAGGTTTATCTCGGTCGCTGAGCTGGCTTGGCTTTTCTGTAGGAGCGAGCTTGCTCGC is from Pseudomonas mucidolens and encodes:
- a CDS encoding ABC transporter ATP-binding protein, whose protein sequence is MTSLTLTHLAWSPLGHGHCHHQFQLRDASLQVGAGEFVGLIGPNGSGKTSLLRCAYRFSKPEHGEVLLEHQNLWKQSSRWCAQRIAVVLQEFPDAFGLRVDEVVAMGRTPHKGLFDSDSLEDRQLIQQALDSVGLLGFEDHAFATLSGGEKQRVILARALAQQPRLLILDEPTNHLDPRYQLELLKLVKRLKIGTLASIHDLNLAAAFCDRLYVINHGRIVASGTPHEVLTAELLRDVFGVEALIDTHPLSGYPRITWITQS
- a CDS encoding ABC transporter substrate-binding protein; protein product: MILRSLLCLSLLFGATQAFAEATHYPLKIHSCNRVVTFKEAPTHAVSHDINMTQMMLALGLKPRMVGYSGVTGWKAVTPHMARILEGLPELASKYPSVETLLNANVDFFFAGWDYGMRVGGDLTPQTLQPLGINVYELTESCAFVMQRPAATLEDTYNDLRNLGKIFDVQDRANALIAHMQEQVAEVQKTLPAEKPRVFLYDSGEDRAMTSGRLGMPQALIDAAGGRNILDDVDASWTRINWETVVERNPQVIVIVDYSEITAEQKQQFLLDNPALQSVDAIKNRRFIVIPYVQATPGIDNVLAVETLAKGFHGE
- a CDS encoding FecCD family ABC transporter permease — translated: MINRRYALLLSVLGGLLLVSCVVSLGFGSAHVPVDVVWRILLHKVLGIGEVNWPVGQEHIVWLIRVPRMLLGALVGAGLALIGAVLQAVTRNPLADPHLLGVTSGATLGAVIVVLHVGEIIGLLTLPIAAFIGAMLSMLVVLAVASRNGRLESDRLLLCGVAVSFVMMAVANLLLFMGDHRAASAVMFWMLGGLGLARWELLAIPTATVLLGLALLLGMARPLNALMAGEQTAVTLGLNARNVRLKVFLIASLMTGVLVSISGSIGFVGLMVPHIARRLVGAEHRRLLPACVLLGSLFLVWVDVAARTLIAPEDLPIGVATAAIGGLFFIGLMRKR
- the urtA gene encoding urea ABC transporter substrate-binding protein, with the protein product MKRRSLIKAFTVSASIAAMGLTWTVQAAETIKVGILHSLSGTMAISETSLKDMALMTIDEINAKSGVNGKMLEPVVVDPASNWPLFAEKGRQLLTQDKVAVVFGCWTSVSRKSVLPVFEELNGLLFYPVQYEGEEMSPNVFYTGAAPNQQAIPAVEYLMSEEGGSAKRFFLLGTDYVYPRTTNKILRSFLHSKGVADKDIEEVYTPFGHSDYQTIVANIKKFSAGGKTAVVSTVNGDSNAPFYKELANQGLKATDVPVVAFSVGEEELRGIDTKPLVGNLAAWNYFQSVENPVNTKFVADWKAYAKKHNLPGADKAVTNDPMEATYVGIHMWAQAAQKAKSTDVDKVREALGGQTFTAPSGYTLTMDKTNHHLHKPVMIGEIQSDGQFSVVWQTEGPIRAQPWSPYIPGNDKKPDHAVSN
- the urtB gene encoding urea ABC transporter permease subunit UrtB, which codes for MPTVLHRFILAALLLLPLAAHASDAEDFINANPMQQAKLLQTWAAQPDPARIELADALQQGQVSLNGETRTVRLNNRLRGLINNLQASQQLFAADPEVRLAAARQLQKSATPAQLKFLDQQLASETDEDVHTALSLALANLQLVDPDPAVRLAAVRLLGGTGDPLARTRLEALLAPGVETDARVHTAAETSLAQVERKLMLGEILGQAFSGMSLGSILLLAALGLAITFGLLGVINMAHGEMLMLGAYATYVVQLLMQRYAPHAIEFYPLIALPVAFFVTAAIGMALERTVIRHLYGRPLETLLATWGISLMLIQLVRLLFGAQNVEVANPTWLSGGIQVLPNLVLPYNRIVIIAFALFVVVLTWLLLNKTRLGLNVRAVTQNRNMAACCGVPTGRVDMLAFGLGSGIAGLGGVALSQIGNVGPDLGQSYIIDSFLVVVLGGVGQLAGSVMAAFGLGITNKILEPQIGAVLGKILILALIILFIQKRPQGLFALKGRVID
- the urtC gene encoding urea ABC transporter permease subunit UrtC; protein product: MNQPLMLTATQKAGPTVTIAVGAVLLILLLTLPLLSLLPPEHALHVSAYTLTLVGKILCYAIVALALDLVWGYAGMLSLGHGLFFALGGYAMGMYLMRQASGDELPAFMTFLSWSELPWYWVGTQHFLWALCLVVLAPGLLALVFGFFAFRSRIKGVYFSIMTQALTFAGMLLFFRNETGFGGNNGFTNFRSILGFGITEPGTRAVLFFATLLLLVTSLYIGWRLAQSKFGRVLTALRDAENRLMFCGYDPRGFKLFVWVLSAVLCGLAGALYVPQVGIINPSEMSPTNSIEAAVWVALGGRGTLIGPLLGAGVVNGMKSWFTVAFPEYWLFFLGALFIIVTLYLPKGIIGLLKKRGEQ
- the urtD gene encoding urea ABC transporter ATP-binding protein UrtD, which produces MSVTATAEFMLEPIIEPNRDQGTSRDAIGLGQAAGKGLNTRHGTILTLEDISVSFDGFKALNDLNLYIGVGELRCIIGPNGAGKTTLMDVITGKTRPSHGNAWFGETLDLTSMSEVQIAQAGIGRKFQKPTVFEALSVFENLELAQHTDKSVWASLRARLSGEQRARIDEVLDTIRLTESVQRPAGLLSHGQKQFLEIGMLLMQDPQLLLLDEPVAGMTDAETEFTAELFKRLAGKHSLMVVEHDMGFVGSIADHVTVLHQGSVLAEGSLEQVQENERVIEVYLGR